The Corynebacterium coyleae genome segment GACGACACCCACGAACCCGCCATGTGGCGCCACCTCAACGACGTCGTCTTCGCCGTCGGCGACGCCGCCAAGCAAACCCTGCCCGACACCAACGACTTCGACTTCACCGGCGCCAAACCAGGCTCCGACGTATGGGTCGTGCCCCAAACCGAAGTCGCAGGCGTGCCATGGCTGGGCTGGAACTCCCAAGCCCCCTCGCTGCTCGAGCGCTCCACGTCCGGCATGAGCCTCGAATTCGCCGGCCACGACGGCCCTGGCGACTTCTCCCTCTTCGTCCAACCCGGCGGCTTCCACGAACCGCAGCAACTGTGGAACTCCCGCACCGAAGGCGACCAGTCCATGTGGGTCGAACCCAACACCCACACCCACGCCAACTGGGTGTTCACCGAGCCGGGCGTGCACCTGATCAAGGTGCGCGCGAAGGTGGAGGACACTGACGGCCAGGTGCACACCGACGAGCAGGTGCTGCGCCTTGCGGTCGGCGTTGACCCGCAGGAGGCGTTCGACGCGGAGTTTGCGGGCGCCGGGGAGGGGGCGTCGTCGTCAAGCAATGTGCTCCTGTTCGCAGGCTTGGGTGTGCTCGTCCTGGCGTTGGTGGCGTTCGCGGTGGTGTGGGGGCGTCGTAAGTGATCACAATCCGCGACCTTGCCGTGTCCTACCCGGGACGTGAAGTGTTTCAGGGCGTGGACGTCACGCTCAACGGCGGCGAATTCACCGGCCTGCTCGGGCCGAACGGCGCAGGCAAAACGACGCTGATGCGTGCGATGCTCGGGCTCGTACCCGCCGACGCAGGCACCGTCGAGACGACCGACTCGCGTCCGATCCGCGACGTCGTCGGCTATGTGCCTCAACGCCACAACGTCGCGTGGGATTTCCCAATCGACGTCTACACCGCCACCCTCAACGCCACGCTTGGGAAGCGCCCCTGGTACCGCCGCGCTGGCGAACGCGACCGCATGTGGGCGCAGCGTGCGCTTGAGATGGTGAACCTTGCAGACCTCGCCGACCGCCCCATCAGCGACCTGTCCGGCGGCCAGCGCCAACGCGTGCTCATCGCGCGTGCTTTGGTGCGCCGTCCGCGCATGCTGCTTCTCGACGAACCCTTCACCGGCCTCGACATCCCCACCACGGAACATTTGCTCGGGCTGTTTCGTGAGCTCGTCGATAAGGGCCTGGGCGTTGTGATGTCCACCCACAACATCGTCGAGGCCGTCGAATCCTGCGACCGTCTCATCCTGTTCAAAGGCGGCATCGTGGCGGATAGCCCGACGCGCCTGCTTAACGACGACACCCCCTGGATGCACACCTTCTCCGTCGGCCCCGACTCACCGTGGCTACGAGGCGTGCGCGCACACCTGGAGGCCGCCCATGCCTGAGATTTCCTTCCTGCAATTCCTCGCCGACATGGCGAACCCACAACTGGCCTTTCTGCCACGTGCGCTGGGCGCTGCCGTGATCGCCGCGGTGCTCTGCGCGGTGGTCGGGTGCTTCGTGGTGCTGCGCGGCATGGCGTTCATCGGCGACGCCGTTGCGCACGCGGTGTTTCCCGGCATCGCCGTCGCCTTCGCCTTGCAGACCTCGGTGCTGCTCGGCGGCGCGGTGGCGGGGGCGTTGGTGGCGGTGCTGATCGCGGTGATGTCGCAACGCCGCACCATTAAAGAAGACTCCGTGATCGGCATCGTGTTTACCGCCGCGTTTGCCATCGGCCTGGTGATCATCTCGCGGGTCGAGGGCTACACCGCCTCCGTGAGCTCGTTCCTGTTCGGCTCGCTCACCGGCGTTGGCGTGCGCGAACTGGTGGTCAACGCGGTCGCTGGCGCCATCATCGTCGCCATTGTGGTCGTCCTGCGCCCGTGGCTGACCGCCGTCGCTTTGGACCGCGAAACCGCCCGCGCCATGAACCTGCCCGTCGCCGCGTTGGACCTCGCGCTGTATCTCAGCGTGACGTTCGCCGTTGTGCTCGCCGTACAGACCGTGGGCAACATCCTGGTCGTCGCACTGCTGATCACCCCGGCTGCCGCCGCGCGCCTGTTCACCGACCGGCTCGACACGATGATGCTCATCGCCGCCGCATTCGGCGTGGTTGGCAGCGTCCTGGGCGTGTGGCTGGCGTGGGCCTACGATTCCCCAACCGGGGCGACGATCGTCCTTTCCGTCACCGCCCTGTTCGCACTGAGCTGGCTGTTCGCGCCGCGCCGCGGAGTGTTCGCGAAGGTGGTGCGGGCATGAAGTTGAACCGACTTGTGACGCTGGTCGTCGCTACGCTTGCGTTTGCTGTGGCACCACTGGCGCAGGCGAGCAGCGAGCACAAACCCGGCGACCCCGGCCACAGCGTGACCCTCGACGCGGACGTCGACCACCCGTGCGCCGGCCGCAAACTGCTCTACCACTCCCACAACGACGCCCTTTACGGCACCCGCTCCGGCGGCAAGCTGGCAGTCATGGCGGTGGACGGCCAACAGGTCACCTCCCAGGACTCCGTGTGCTTCCGCCTCGCCCCAGACGCGGACGCCGACGGCAACGACCTGTCCAAACTCACCATCCCCGACGACGGCACCCTCGACTTCCTCGGCCCCCGCGGCAGCGAAGTCTGGGCAGCGCCGCAAAGCGTGGACTGGACCGACAACTGGCGCCCCATCTGGTCGGGCCTCGGCGCATTCGACCCCGCCCACGAACTCGACCCCACGTCGATCCCCACCAACTTCAAAGACGACGTCATGCACTTCGACCTCGTCGACATGGATGCGCCCGGCGACATCAACGTCATGTTCACCAGCCGCGTCTACGAACCGGAGCGACTGTTCGACTCCTCCAACCCAGACATGCGCACCATCACCTACGAAGTCGGCGGCCACGGCCACTTCACCTGGACGTTTTCCAAACCAGGCATCTACGCGCTGACGTGGCAAGGCCGAGCCGAGCGTACCGACGGCACCACCGAACGCTCCGAACCCATCACCCAATACTGGCTTGTCGGCGACGACGCCACCGTCGGCCTGCCCGAAGGCACCACCACGGGCCTGCGCACCCCAAAGTCGGCATCCACACCCACTGACGCGCAACCGACCACGTCGGCGACTACCACGGTGGCCACCACGGCACCGACCTCACCAAAGGCCTCCACGTCGGCGCAGCCAACTACCACCGCGACCACCACGTCGGCGCAGCCCAAGCCGGCACCAGGCACCTCCACACCCAACGCCGCAGCGAAGGAGCGCGCGCTGATCAAGGCGGGTCATATGGATATGGCCTTGGTGGGGGAGGGGTCGTCGTTAAGCACAGTGCTCATCGATGATTCCGACCCCCTCCACCCGGCGCACCGACCCTCCGGCAGCTTCATCTTCGCCGTGCCCGACAGTGCGCGCACCGACCTGCCCGATAGCGTGCGCGACAGCTTCCCTGGCAGCCCAGCGCAGATGTGGATACTGCCGCAAGCACAGGACAAGAACCTGCCATGGCTGGGCTTTTCCACCACGGGAGTGCCCGCGAGCGCGATTGAGGAAGGCAGCCGGATCACGGTAAGCATGCGCGACGTCACCGGCCCGGGCCGCCTGATGACATGGCACGAGGATCTGCGAGGCCTGCGCATCGAACTGGATTCGGGCGACCCGTCCAAAACGCTCCAATACCCGGTTAACGCCCACGACCACCAGGGCTTTGGGTTCACCGAGCCGGGCATCTACACGGCGACGTTCGTGTATTCCGGCACCACGCGTGACGGTGAGGCGTTTGAGAAGGAACTCGTCGCAACGTTTGCAGTTGGCGACGACGCCATCACCAACGCCCCAACCAATCCCGACGACACCGATAACGCAGGCAGCACGGGCAACGCGGGCAAAAGCCTGAACGTCCCACAGGCGTTGGCGGCGGGTCTGCGGCAGGTGGAGAAGGAGATCAAGAAGTTTGGCGACGCCATCGCGCCAGCCGCAAAACCGTCCACGAAGCCGTCTGCGCAGGCGACCACACAGCGGGCGACACGGCCGACGACACGGCCGAGCAACCAGGCAACTTCTCGCCCCTCGCGCACCGCTGCACCTGCGGCCCCGGCAACCGCTGCCCAGTCGGCCCAGTCGGCCCAGTCGGCTCGATCGGTGAGTACTGCGCGTGCTGCACAGGCTGCACCTCGCAGTCAGGCGGCGGCTCAATCCACGGCGAAGCAGTCTCCGACGAGGCGTGCGCAGGCAAGCCGTGCAGCGTCATCGCAACTATCGACGAGCACTAGCGCCCCCGCCACAACCTCCGCCCCTTCGCCGGAGCCCTCACCTGAGTCTGCGTCCGATGCTTCGGGCAGCGGGATTCATGCAGCGCAGCCCGTCGAAGGCACGAGCAACTCCGCGACGGCCGGCGGCTTCTGGGCTGGCCTCGCGATTGGTGTTGGCATCATGGCGCTCATCGGCGGCGCAGTACTGTTTGTTGCCGCGCTGAAATTGCTCCGTCGCGCTGAGCGGCACGACGAGCACTAGCCGAAGAGTTGGTCCATTGCCCCGCGGTTGGTGTTTTTCACCGGGTAGCCGCGGGGTGAGATCCATACTGGCGCACCCCGCACCATGACGATCCGGCCGCGTTTCTTACGCCACGGGTCATCATCATTGACCCGGTTGTGATACCTGCATAGCGGCGCCAGATTCGCGATGTTGGTCTCCCCACCATGCCGCCAGGCCTCCACATGGTGTAACTCGCAGTTGTCTGCTCCGTGACGACAGCCAGGAAACGCACACACCGGCGAGACCAACTTGGCCAGATCGCGCTGCTTCTGATTCGCCAAACGCTGCGTGCGATACAAGTTCACCGCACCGGCCTGCGGATGAAACGCCGCCACCTCCAACGCATCACCAAACTGGGCGGCCAAAAACTCCGCACCCGTCATGGTGGTGCCATCAGTCATAGCAAGGATGACGTCGTCGCCCGAGCCGTCCAGGATGCGCAGGTAGTCCGGCAGCGGCACCAACACCGTCGGGCGCGGCACAGCAGTCGCAACCTTGCCGTCGCCGAAGAAGATCCCAATCAAATTCTCGGCAATCTGGGGTGCAGCCGGACGATCCTGATCAATCCCTAACCGCCCGGCATGCTCCATATCGGAGATCTCACGCTCGTCGTAGGTCAAGTGCAAGGTGCGTTTGCCGTTTCGCGACGGGCCGAACTTCGCCGCATCCACCGCCGGTTTCTCATCCGCCGGCACCAACGTGCGGGCTGCAGCCTCAATCGCCCGGTAGCCACCTTCGACCTCAAGTAAGGCAAGGCGCAGCGCCCACCGCTGGGAGGCATCCTTGACCGGTGCGATGCGTCGCTCGATCAACACCAGCTCGTCGAGGGAGAAACCTCGCGCTAAAGAACTGGCTGTCTTTTGTTTGCGCGTGAACTTGGTGCGCCCGAAGTACACATCGCGCAGCCGCGACCAGGCACGCGCACGATCCGGAGCGAAGCCCGAGGCGAGCGCAACATCAAGGTCGAAGTCGGCCAGCGTCTCTAACGCTGCGGCCGACATCGCCTGCACTAACACCTCGAACGAATTCATGCCTAAGACGCTAAACCGTCAACAGAGAAAGTGCACCTGGCCTGTGGATAACTGGGCGTGGAATCGTCGAAAAGCAGTCGAAAAGCAATGGCTTATCCACAGGCAATTTGACCTCGCGGCGAAACCCGCTAAGATACCCACCGAAGTTTGAGCGATCCGTAAGGGTCGCGCTCAAGTTTCACCGAAGACCGTCGGTCACTTCCGTAAGGGAGTCGAAGGTATCCCATTCCAGGGATCGACCCACGCAGGAGAAACGAGGCTGGACTTGCGTCTGCCCCGTGCCTTCTGCACGGGGCATTTTTCATTGGTGCTCCGGGCGGATTGAAGGACATGAAGTATCGGAAGGAGGCGTGTGTCATGGCAAACCCGAAGAATGTTGCGGAACTTGCAGCTCTGAAGGAGAAGTTCGCTGAGGCGGACTCCATCGTGCTGACTGAGTACCGTGGCCTGACCGTCGGCCAGCTCCAGCAGCTGCGCGGCGATATGGGCTTTGATGTCGAGTACCACGTCGCCAAGAACACTCTCATCAAGATCGCTGCTAATGAGCAGGGCATTGAGGGTCTCGACGATCTTCTCACCGGCCCGACCGCTGTTGCGTTCATCAAGGGCGACGCGGCTGTTGATGCTGCGAAGGTGATGAAGAAGTTCAACAAGGACCACGACGCGTTCGTGATCAAGGGCGGCTTCATGGACGGTAACGTCCTGGACGCTTCCCAGATCGACGCTCTGGCTGAGATGGACAACCGCGAGACCACCCTTGCGAAGCTCGCTGGTGCGTTCGAGGGTTCTCTGGCAAAGGCTGCCGGCCTGTTCCAGGCTCCGGCCTCCAAGACGGCTCGTCTTGTCGCTGCGCTGCAGGACAAGCAGGAAGCCGCGTAAGCAAACTTTTACATCTGGGCTGCAGACGCCCACCTAAAGAAAGGAAGCCATCATGGCTAAGCTCACCAAGGACGAGCTCATTGAGCAGTTCAAGGAAATGACCCTCATCGAACTTTCCGAGTTCCTGAAGGAATTCGAGGAGGTCTTCGACGTGACCGCTGCTGCTCCGGTTGCAGTTGCTGCTGCTCCGGGCGCTGCTGGCGATGCTCCGGCTGCTGAGGAGAAGGACGAGTTCGACGTTGTTCTCGAGGACGCTGGCGACAAGAAGATCGGTGTCATTAAGGCTGTCCGCGAGCTCGTTCCGGGCCTGGGCCTGAAGGACGCTAAGGAAATGGTTGAGGGCACCCCGAAGGCCATCCTGGAAGGCGCTTCCAAGGACGATGCTGAGGCTGCTAAGGCTAAGCTCGAGGAGGCTGGCGCAAAGGTCACCCTCAAGTAAGAGCCTTTCGCTTTTCGACGACACCCCCGCCCACCGGTACGTTTACCGGCTGGCGGGGGTTTCGCTTGTCCTGCGCTAAGATTTCGGACCATGCTGCGTTTTTCCCGTTCCTTGGCCGCGTTGGTTGCTGGTGTGGGTATTGCGCTGGTGGTTGCTGGGATGTTGGCGCCGCGGGTGTTGTTGTCAGGGGAGCGGTTGCCGTTGGCGTTGGGGGATGCGACGTGGACGATTACGGATCCGGATGGCATGCGTGCGGGGGAGTCGGCGCCGGTGACGCGTCAGTTGCATTTGGAGGTGATGGAGCCTTCGGGGGATGAGCGGGCGGCTATTCGTGTGGGGGATTCGGTGCGAGCGGGTGAGGCTCCGGGGGATTTTGAGAATTTGGTGTCTGCGACGACGTGGTCGTATGAGTTGGATCGGGTGTCGGGTGAGGCGTTGTCGCCGGCGCAGGCGCAGGTAATTTTTGCGATGCCTGCTGCTCAGGTGGCGGTGAATGGTGTGTGGCTGAAATTCCCGTCGCCCGCGCCTGCGTCGGACGTGGACGTGTTTGATCCGGTGTTGCGTGGTTCGGCGGTGGCGCGGTTCGTCGATACGCAAGAGATCGGCGGACGCACCGTCAACCGCTACCAGCAGACGGTCGCTCCGACGAATGTGGCGCAGCGCTACGCCGATCCGCGTAACACGCTCACGATCGACGGTGAACGTACGTTCTTTACTCATGCGGCGGAGCGCGAGTTGCTTGTCGACGAGCAAACGGGCGTTGTTGTGGGCATCAACGAGCGTGTCGACGACTACTATGCCGACGCCGAGGGTAACGGCGTGCAGAATGTGCTGACGTATGACGGTCGGATGGATGAGGCGCAGGTCACGGAACTTGTGCAGCGGGTTGGTCAGGCGCAGCCGAAGGCGGCCAATCCGTTGTTGTGGTGGATTGTCACCGGTGTCGGTGCGGTGTTGGCCCTGGTGGGGCTGATTGGTTCGGTTGTTTCGGCGCGTCGTAATTGACGAGTCGCGCGGGTGGGGTGGTAGGCTGCCCTCCAGCAACTTGGACAACGGCACCAGACGGCACGGGTGCGTGAGGGTTGTAACGCGGGGGGTTGAGTGCCCGATAGGGCCCTTTACAATTTGTTAGCTTTTGTATAAGCTTGCTCGTTGCGCTGGAAGCCGTCTCCAGTACGTCATTGAAGCCTTGTGCATACGGATGAGAATTTCCTATTTGACAAGGTGATTTTGTTGTCTCTGGGGGCGGGTCTTCCGAAGCAGACCAAATGCTAACTTATCCTGCGGAAATGCCGCTGGACCGCGAAGCCAGACGCGGGCCGGTGAGCATCCGCCAGAGGTGCTGGAAGGACCCAACTTGGCAGTCTCAGACCAGACCATGAATATGGCTGAAATCCCGGGGGCTCCGGAACGTTATTCGTTCGCGAAGATTAACGAGCCCATTACCGTCCCGGGCTTGCTCGATGTGCAGCTCGAATCGTTCGCGTGGCTCGTCGGTACGTCGGAGTGGCGTGAGAATGAGCAGGCGAGCCGTGGCGACGATGCACGCGTCACCTCGGGCCTTGAGGACATTCTTGAGGAGATCTCCCCGATCGAGGACTACTCGGGCAACATGAGCCTGACGTTGTCCGAGCCGCGCTTCGAAGACGTGAAGTACACGATCGACGAGTGCAAGGACAAGGACATCAACTACTCCGCGCCGCTGTATGTGACCGCGGAGTTCATTAACAACGACACGCAGGAGATTAAGTCCCAGACCGTGTTCATTGGCGATTTCCCGCTGATGACCGACAAGGGCACCTTCATTGTCAACGGCACCGAGCGTGTCGTTGTCTCCCAGCTGGTGCGCTCCCCGGGCGTGTACTTCGACGAGTCGATTGATAAGTCCACGGAGCGCCCGCTGCACTCCGTGAAGGTTATCCCGTCTCGCGGTGCTTGGCTCGAGTTCGACGTGGACAAGCGTGACACCGTTGGTGTGCGTATTGACCGTAAGCGTCGCCAGCCGGTTACCGTCCTGCTGAAGGCTCTGGGTTGGACCACGGAACAGATCACGGAGCGCTTCGGCTTCTCCGAGATCATGATGTCCACCCTGGAAAACGACGGTGTGAACAACACCGACGAGGCTCTGCTGGAGATTTACCGCAAGCAGCGTCCGGGCGAGCAGCCGACGCGTGACCTTGCGCAGTCCCTGCTGGAGAACTCGTTCTTCAAGGCGAAGCGTTACGACCTGGCTCGCGTGGGCCGTTACAAGGTCAACCGCAAGCTTGGTCTCGGCGGCGATCACGACGGTTTGATGACGCTGACCGAAGAGGACATTGCTACCACCCTCGAGTACTTGGTGCGTCTGCACGCAGGTGAGTCGGAGATGACCTCCCCGTCCGGTGAGATCATCCCGATCAACACCGACGACATCGACCACTTCGGTAATCGTCGTCTGCGCACCGTGGGTGAGCTGATCCAGAACCAGGTCCGCGTTGGCCTGTCCCGTATGGAGCGCGTCGTGCGCGAACGCATGACCACCCAGGATGCGGAGTCGATTACCCCGACGTCGCTGATTAACGTGCGTCCGGTCTCCGCTGCGATCCGCGAGTTCTTCGGTACCTCGCAGCTGTCGCAGTTCATGGACCAGAACAACTCTCTGTCTGGCCTGACCCACAAGCGTCGTCTGTCTGCGCTTGGTCCGGGTGGTCTGTCGCGTGAGCGCGCCGGCATCGAGGTGCGAGACGTGCACCCGTCGCACTACGGCCGTATGTGCCCGATTGAGACCCCGGAAGGCCCGAACATTGGTCTGATTGGTGCGCTGTCCTCG includes the following:
- a CDS encoding choice-of-anchor M domain-containing protein — protein: MKKIPALITAAMIAAAPAATAQVQDNNPALQQVVDANETIAPEGERTVIDAGHVDLGPMFVDGNLQFLARDDTHEPAMWRHLNDVVFAVGDAAKQTLPDTNDFDFTGAKPGSDVWVVPQTEVAGVPWLGWNSQAPSLLERSTSGMSLEFAGHDGPGDFSLFVQPGGFHEPQQLWNSRTEGDQSMWVEPNTHTHANWVFTEPGVHLIKVRAKVEDTDGQVHTDEQVLRLAVGVDPQEAFDAEFAGAGEGASSSSNVLLFAGLGVLVLALVAFAVVWGRRK
- a CDS encoding anchored repeat-type ABC transporter ATP-binding subunit, which produces MITIRDLAVSYPGREVFQGVDVTLNGGEFTGLLGPNGAGKTTLMRAMLGLVPADAGTVETTDSRPIRDVVGYVPQRHNVAWDFPIDVYTATLNATLGKRPWYRRAGERDRMWAQRALEMVNLADLADRPISDLSGGQRQRVLIARALVRRPRMLLLDEPFTGLDIPTTEHLLGLFRELVDKGLGVVMSTHNIVEAVESCDRLILFKGGIVADSPTRLLNDDTPWMHTFSVGPDSPWLRGVRAHLEAAHA
- a CDS encoding anchored repeat-type ABC transporter permease subunit, translated to MPEISFLQFLADMANPQLAFLPRALGAAVIAAVLCAVVGCFVVLRGMAFIGDAVAHAVFPGIAVAFALQTSVLLGGAVAGALVAVLIAVMSQRRTIKEDSVIGIVFTAAFAIGLVIISRVEGYTASVSSFLFGSLTGVGVRELVVNAVAGAIIVAIVVVLRPWLTAVALDRETARAMNLPVAALDLALYLSVTFAVVLAVQTVGNILVVALLITPAAAARLFTDRLDTMMLIAAAFGVVGSVLGVWLAWAYDSPTGATIVLSVTALFALSWLFAPRRGVFAKVVRA
- a CDS encoding choice-of-anchor M domain-containing protein, yielding MKLNRLVTLVVATLAFAVAPLAQASSEHKPGDPGHSVTLDADVDHPCAGRKLLYHSHNDALYGTRSGGKLAVMAVDGQQVTSQDSVCFRLAPDADADGNDLSKLTIPDDGTLDFLGPRGSEVWAAPQSVDWTDNWRPIWSGLGAFDPAHELDPTSIPTNFKDDVMHFDLVDMDAPGDINVMFTSRVYEPERLFDSSNPDMRTITYEVGGHGHFTWTFSKPGIYALTWQGRAERTDGTTERSEPITQYWLVGDDATVGLPEGTTTGLRTPKSASTPTDAQPTTSATTTVATTAPTSPKASTSAQPTTTATTTSAQPKPAPGTSTPNAAAKERALIKAGHMDMALVGEGSSLSTVLIDDSDPLHPAHRPSGSFIFAVPDSARTDLPDSVRDSFPGSPAQMWILPQAQDKNLPWLGFSTTGVPASAIEEGSRITVSMRDVTGPGRLMTWHEDLRGLRIELDSGDPSKTLQYPVNAHDHQGFGFTEPGIYTATFVYSGTTRDGEAFEKELVATFAVGDDAITNAPTNPDDTDNAGSTGNAGKSLNVPQALAAGLRQVEKEIKKFGDAIAPAAKPSTKPSAQATTQRATRPTTRPSNQATSRPSRTAAPAAPATAAQSAQSAQSARSVSTARAAQAAPRSQAAAQSTAKQSPTRRAQASRAASSQLSTSTSAPATTSAPSPEPSPESASDASGSGIHAAQPVEGTSNSATAGGFWAGLAIGVGIMALIGGAVLFVAALKLLRRAERHDEH
- a CDS encoding HNH endonuclease signature motif containing protein gives rise to the protein MNSFEVLVQAMSAAALETLADFDLDVALASGFAPDRARAWSRLRDVYFGRTKFTRKQKTASSLARGFSLDELVLIERRIAPVKDASQRWALRLALLEVEGGYRAIEAAARTLVPADEKPAVDAAKFGPSRNGKRTLHLTYDEREISDMEHAGRLGIDQDRPAAPQIAENLIGIFFGDGKVATAVPRPTVLVPLPDYLRILDGSGDDVILAMTDGTTMTGAEFLAAQFGDALEVAAFHPQAGAVNLYRTQRLANQKQRDLAKLVSPVCAFPGCRHGADNCELHHVEAWRHGGETNIANLAPLCRYHNRVNDDDPWRKKRGRIVMVRGAPVWISPRGYPVKNTNRGAMDQLFG
- the rplJ gene encoding 50S ribosomal protein L10, producing MANPKNVAELAALKEKFAEADSIVLTEYRGLTVGQLQQLRGDMGFDVEYHVAKNTLIKIAANEQGIEGLDDLLTGPTAVAFIKGDAAVDAAKVMKKFNKDHDAFVIKGGFMDGNVLDASQIDALAEMDNRETTLAKLAGAFEGSLAKAAGLFQAPASKTARLVAALQDKQEAA
- the rplL gene encoding 50S ribosomal protein L7/L12, with translation MAKLTKDELIEQFKEMTLIELSEFLKEFEEVFDVTAAAPVAVAAAPGAAGDAPAAEEKDEFDVVLEDAGDKKIGVIKAVRELVPGLGLKDAKEMVEGTPKAILEGASKDDAEAAKAKLEEAGAKVTLK
- a CDS encoding DUF3068 domain-containing protein, with amino-acid sequence MLRFSRSLAALVAGVGIALVVAGMLAPRVLLSGERLPLALGDATWTITDPDGMRAGESAPVTRQLHLEVMEPSGDERAAIRVGDSVRAGEAPGDFENLVSATTWSYELDRVSGEALSPAQAQVIFAMPAAQVAVNGVWLKFPSPAPASDVDVFDPVLRGSAVARFVDTQEIGGRTVNRYQQTVAPTNVAQRYADPRNTLTIDGERTFFTHAAERELLVDEQTGVVVGINERVDDYYADAEGNGVQNVLTYDGRMDEAQVTELVQRVGQAQPKAANPLLWWIVTGVGAVLALVGLIGSVVSARRN